The following is a genomic window from Homalodisca vitripennis isolate AUS2020 chromosome 5, UT_GWSS_2.1, whole genome shotgun sequence.
GCTTAGactttacaatatttgaaaagttattgGATTTACAAGAAAATGCcaacataaatacaatacaattttttatatttctgcaATTCCTTGATTTTCCTTTATATGctaagatttataaattttcattctcCTGATAGAACATCTATTTAGAATTACTATCAATACAACATTTGTTGGGTTTTTATTTAAAGCAACATTTTATATTGACCTATCAAAAACTCATTGCATCTTTCGGCCAATTGGctacatttttgtatatgttaGTAAAATGTGTACATGTTGAGTGGTGTTTCATATTATCATTTTGAGTAATAAATTCTGTGTCTTTTGGATATATtagattttttcaaaacaatgttgGTATACGACCAGGAAACTCAATATTTGTggttttgcattaaaattactCACCAACCACAAGattttgcaaattaatttattgtttaatttttttccagttcaatattcaaattctacgtactttagtaaaaataatatagtgtGAATTTGCATGaagcattaaaattttatagcaGTTTAGAAAAACCCATGCAAATCGGCTTAGGATACTTATAGACATTACTCTCTCTATTAAACACCAATTGTGTGTATGGTCTTCAATGGATTAAACATTGCTCTGTATCTATGTGCTCAAAAAATTGAGTGCTGTTGCTGATCAAGCAGAAGTTGCCTATTTCTCACACTTTTTGAGCCCCATGAAAGATACAAACTGATGACATATGGAGGACAATTGATGATTATTGCTGGAAATTGGAATAAGTTTATGATTCTAcagaaaaatgcaataaaattattaccaaacGTGAGAcctaatcatttaaataaattattatagattatatttgaatattataattgttatattaacacCTGAAGTGTTATACATTTCAACCTTACAGACTGGCACTATTGGTGAAGAAATCTGTATTCAGGAACATTTTTTCAACCTTCTCTTAAGACACCTTAGAACAGAAGAGATAGTCAACACTGCAGAGGCACCTTAACGGTCTGAGTAACTTAAATGATCTTCTCTCTTGAAGAGGTTTCAACTGGAACGTAATTTAAACCTTTAACCTGTATTAACTTCATATATTCTGTGCTCAAGGTTTATAATGAAATTGCTTTAATTTGGATTTGACTCTTATAATAGTGTGATATCTTGCAAACAATGAAATTTGCCATTAACACAAGTGCCTCTtactcatttaaatataaaactgcaactttagccttatatattttaatatccatgATTCAAGAAATTTGTATAAACAAGAGACTTTATCAAGTTAATTAGTACACCAATTTCATCTTGCACTTAACATTAGTGTGATGAAAGgggtattgaaattttataagatGTAACTTCAAGACTGAGCCCAGGTTTTAATGGCCGTTTAGGTACAAACGTCAAGCCTTAATTAAGTCTCCTATAAATGAGATTAAGATGTTTAAAGGATAATATGAAATGAAGCATCTAAAATTCTTGTGGATTGTCAAATAAAATCACTTGAGAATTTGAGACTCATCTTTAAAGgacaatttaaatttctataggcTTACTGCTTAGGTTGTAAAAAATGAATCTGCTTATTTCACTTGGAATATTGCTTCAACAAGGTAAATGTTTTTGGGCAAGTGTTGGTGATAATTTAATTTGGGGTTTTGCAAAACCAATGTTATATTTGGATTCAGAAAATATTCttactattttattgttctacagaagcatttaaaactaaattaatgatTCCAAAAATGTTATTAGCTTTTCTTTTGGATGTCAGAATAATATTTAGAAAGATAAAATATGTGCActtctaaaattataaagtatatatggAACAATTCtctttaattagaaacattttggaaATCATACTCCAAGAGTTTACTTACtacttatgtttaattatttagtaaaatactggtattttttattgtttgagtGGTTGGGAGAttctcatttataattttacagagTTCAAAGTGTATTtactgtatgtaaatattttactaagcaAATCAATAACTGACAATcctctaaaattgtttaaacctcatttagattttctttcttataaaatagaaaaataattgtgtattttaaaactacttgGGGTTTTATTACTAATacgttattgttaatttttaagagaatttCTAACAGCTCTGgagaattttgataaattcatACATGGCATCCTGTCAATGcttggaactttattaatttttttacttcactGGCACATTTAAGAATTGGCTGTTGTGAAATTACCTTGAGTTTTACCCTATAAGAGCAGTGTATAACTTACATCCTTTTATTTCGTCATAAAATGATGGAGAcatctcattttttaaatctttattaccACACattcatatgttttttaatttttcttgtaaaattcatgattatttagtaaaaaaaaaaaaaaataaaatactaatagcTAGAATTTTTCCTTAACCTATAAAAAGGTCTTTTTAAATCCTTTTAGCACCAAGTATATTGGGCAAGTCGCGTCACAACGCCAGAGTTACTGGTGTGGGTTGTCCCGTCGGGCGCTGCGTAATAGCTGCTGGGTATGTCGCAGTAGCACCAGAGCAATTTTACGAGTTATGACACACGTAGATATAAATCGTTCTCATTTCGCtaagttttatgatttttgtctcatttctttcattatttataggAGTACAATGACATGTAATGGAATTTATGAAACGTTGATCTGTTAAAATTGCATACGTTTAAAAGTTAGatactttttcattttttgttgtaaattaagagctcaataaatgcctgaaaaaaatattcattcaacAAACCTCtgtattatctttatatatatatatatatatatatatatattacttgtgTTCATGTAcaatgtgactgaactcctcctaaacgactggaccgatttttacaaaattttgtgtgtgtgttgaaggggatttgaGAATAGttcagattcacaatttggtccagtttaaatagtttatttaattaattttttaattataaattgttgttgatgttggagagttttatattggatctgacagactgcgctatgacacgtaatacaaagcgaactgatacttaacagctgttaataatttcagctaaagttcatcaaagaggcatatgttttaaattaaaatatggatttaatatttacagtgatgaaacaaattattaagttataagcaaaattaggaaaactgaagacgaccatatttgctcctctcacagttgcagttgtttctttcccacaaatttcacataatggatttttcggtactggacatgttgaagccacgtaaaacatcatctttcaaagcaatgttgtgtagttttctaaaatcaactgccatttttaataatcaaatgttatttatatgtaaaattgaaattgaaatattaccttaaacgtatattatttgaaagtgtttatagctgttgatatagattatttgttcaaaataattaatcagtatcgattgattatatcggtggttgtgattaagtaatatcgtttgccaattttgatacaaaaaaccgggtccgcttatcgtactctacccgatgatttagttattgttcaaattaattattattgattgattatatcgatgtgcatataattaaatattgtttgataatttcaatataaaaaaccgggtctgcttatcatactctacccaataaaaattaataggcTATTGGAAAATTATGTGATCAAGTCTATTAATAGTGATTTTAAGAGCGAGTTACACTAAATGATGAGACTGAATGGAAGTAGGAAAgcaactttgaaaaaattaaccaTATTGCAAATGATTTGTATGCCTATTTTATTCTCtagttaacaaattaaatatcacaattattaaattatttatttattttaagtaggcCTATGTAGCCTACTCGAACAAAATCACTTCTACCATCCAAGTTAATAATTAATCTCACTTCTTTTCTTGTCCATTCATCCTGTTGACTTCTTGTCTGATCTCTGTGATAACCTTAGCCAAAGATTCAGGGTGCACCCCGTTTTCACATAATCTCACACAAAATGACAACGTCTTGAGATCTAGTCCGGTATTAAGTAGTGTTGATATTTCTGACATGGTTTCAAACGTCTCCTTGACTTCGCTATATTTCTCATCACACACTTGTTTATCTGGCATGTTTATTAAATGATGACTTATTATCgtagaaaaatatagttttttaagagTTAGGTTAAAACTGCATATCCATGCATTTGAATTCTATTAATGTTGACACTTGACAATATAGTTATAACTGTTCAGGCTATGACATATAAATTGTTTCGTTATATACACACTGAAATTCGGATTCAGTTCCACAATTTTGATGGGGACGACGAATAGATGCCTAATTAAATGCAGAGActcaaaacacaaaaacaaagcCTTTCTAGACAGTAGATTCAAGAATAAAGGTATTGAAACGAAACCAGATCAGAAGAACCTAAAAAGCTACACAGACCAtagagtataaaaaaataacatagcaaCTACAACAAACGTATTCGTATAAAGTCACTCAGCCACTCACTAATTCCGGCCTAgacttatttttttcctctaTCCAAAGTAGCACGcaatagtaatatttgtttagcacaatATATGgcacaacaattaattttgtcATATTATGTCTTTAAGTTACGGAAATAATAACATACAGGCAGAAACGAAGTTTGTATGAAAAAGAGTTCCATTATTTTCTGTAATgacaaatttaacatatgttttacacagtttttttaataaaagccaCAATAGTCGGAGGAAATTGCACATTCTTGTGTGATTCCCTTGATTCATTAATGTTAAATATGCGTCCCTGAAAAAATGAAGTTGTTCGGTAgacactaaattataaaaggctATTACTTACGTACTCGTGTATAATTCATTTCCTCGTACAGATAAACATCTGATTAATAAATAGGCCATTAGGTATCGCACACACGTGAGGACACTGCTTGCTTATACTCACCCTAATTTGACTATTATGTTCTTCAACTTCCTTTTTCTTTGTGTTGTTGATTCTTTCTGTTGATTCAAATATGTTGTTAAATTTTGTACTATacttttattctgtaaataatttcCAATTTCTTAACGCTTTGTTTGTAGGTAAATTATATGTAGATTCAAGATTCTTTTGGCCATACAACATAAACATGCCATTAGTCTAGTCacagaattataaataataaaataagcatataaacaataaaaaaagatttaagctagaataaaataacaatattcaacTTAACAATAGATTGAGCAAGATATATCCTGGAGTCTATAAGCCATTCAAAATTGATGTTTGTTGAAGGTTTTGTTGTCACGGATTTTTTATCAGTTCAGTTAGTAGGTTAACAGCCTGGCTCCTGCGTACCACGGGTTCTAGCTTGTAAAGAGATGTCTGGTGAATCGGGTTGGCAGTTTGTCATTCCTATTGCTGTATTGATGAGCACCGCCCAATCTCTGTTATTCATGTATACTGCATGTTTAACCACTTCAAGAATGTTAAATGATGTGAGTCAGTATTTTAAGTTCTTGGAAGGCACTTCGACAAGAGTCATATTGGTTTAGACTTAATAAAGTTCTACTGGTTTCTTCTGTAGTACCAAGACTCGGCTTACATTCCTAGCAGAGAAGTCTGTCCATACTGAATATGCGACTCAAATAGCAAGTGGTATGTTAATTTTGCTGTTTCAAGGTCacatgagttttttttattctttagagTGTATACAAGCTGGTATTTAATTGTCCACAATGGTTTTGTACATGAGATGCCCAAGTGAGTTTGCTGTCAATTATAACACCGAGATATTTCGCTTCATTTTCTAGTTAAATGTCTGGTAGCCCTGGCAGATAAGTGGTTCTGTTTCCGAAATTTAATGAGTTTTTGTCATTAAGtacaagatatttttttacaataatgctAAGCCatattgtaagtaataaaagattaattgtcttattttttttgtgtttaccAGCAAATAGGAGTGCATCAACGTCAGTGTATATATCATTGCTTGCCCATATTCTTGAATATACCTTGGCAGGTCATTGGTCAGCAGGATGAAAAGATTGGTCCTAATACTAAGCCATGGGTTACGCCTTTCTTGATTGGGAGTAAAGGTAACCTTGCTGAATGGGTAATGTGGTTTTTGGTGTCATGGTGTGGTTGCTGGAGCACACCTTTTACATCTTGGAAGAATTTGTCAACTGGAGGAATAACCAAATTAACCTCACTTGGTTTTAACttgatatacatttattaatcaagactcaaattatatttaaaattgttaaaaccatttatttaaaactgttgacGCAATTACTATTAtcaaagaatatgtaaataaaaaagtttgccTATATTGTTTTCATGCTCGGTCTGAGATGCCTACTTTAGTCAAATATTTTCCACTTTCGGTCCTTGTAATCTTCTTCCTGTCTAAGTTATTCCCAGTACCCCAGTAGTGTTTGCAtttccctgatcaagaaaatacctACATATGTTGTCTAAAAGTATACTTAAGTAAACGAGTGTCTAATTCTGGCCAGCGTTATGTATTTCCGGTCTAATGTATTTCCAGGACCGACAGTCACAATACCGTGCACAGGTGCTCGtatgttgaattatttttgttattcctGCCAGATAGCTTGAAAAACAATTTGTAGCTTTGCCTTTAATTCACATGTTCTAAATTTTGTTAAGCTGTAGAGAGTGACCAAGTAtcaataagttattaataatatgacTTATTATAACAACATTATCGCATTATTGAAAAGGTCAAGCATTGCCTTTTCAATTACTCTGGATATTGTAGGTAGTAGAGATAGGGGACTGTAGTATTCTATTGAGGTTAAAAGGCcttttggatttttttcttttgggaAAATACCTTTCTTAAAGGATaggttggtgtgtgtgtgtttaacaGGGATGTGATCTCTTTGTAACGTTTAAGTAGTTTTGATGATATCTCGTCTAGTCCAGAAGATAGGTTTGGTTTTAGGCCAAagataatgttttgtatttcagATCTTTTGGTTGAGTTTATGAGTTCAGGCAGATTTTGGAGATCAAATGGTTGTTCTACAAAATTAGGTACTGTATATTGACTCTGGGTGATATCTGCAGCTATACTGTTATGGTTATTTAGATGTTAGCTACCAGGAAAGGATCTTTTATCAACCCATTATCTGTTACCAACTCTATGAGGGGAGCATCCCTGTTTCTGCACCTCTTATGGTTAATTACATTCCAGACGGCGGCGTTTTGTTTGTTTTCTGAATTATGAatgtagttttatgtgttatactTCCTTAAATGCATAGCCCCTCTTTGCTTGAACTGTAATCACTTTTGTCAGCCAACTCCCCACTTTAAACCTAGTTTTCCAGTGCCtgaaggtaaatattttaaatcgcaTGCTTTATGATcggttatatttttgaaattaaatcctCTTTTGGGTCTAGATGTTATCAAGGGGCATGTAGAATTCAGAGCCCAGTtaagtatttgattaaaattgtaatatgatTCGTCAATATTCAAAACATTGTAGACATTTTGCCATGGTTCATCTTTCAGAACTTGTTTTAGATTAATAAGGTTTGCCTGGGAAAGACGTCTTCTTGTTGAGATTGAGAgtactttattttgaattttcaagtTTAAATGTTGGATTTATGCAGTTTGATCAGATAGGCCAGTTATGATTTATGTCTTGATATCATTATTTTGTGAATGTTAGTGCATATAAAGGCAATAGAAGTTTAAGTGCTGTGTGTGACACTAGTTGGTGAGAGGCGTAGCCTTTGGATGTTGTGGCTAGCCAGCATGTTTATTAATCCCTCATTATCGGTTAAATCGTCTACATTTATGTCCCCGTAACAACAGTAAGACATTTCCATGTTGGTGTATTGGATAGAGTGTCAAGGGCTATGTTTAGATTACTGTTTGAGGGTCTATACACTCCTTTAAGGTAGGTTTGGGTTTTACCAGAGTTAATGCGGATCATGGAGAGTTCACAGACTTTTCCGATTGTGTTATCTACAACTTCTATATTTTCAACCTTATTGTCAAGTCTGTCATTCATGTAAATGGCTACATACCACCTTTGTTAACTTCTCTTGAGAAACGTTTTACCAGAGAGTAGTTATTGATTCTGATACTAGTTAGTTTCTCACTTCAAAGATTGTGTTCCATCAATAAAACTGAGCTGGGTTGTTTTGGTTTCCAGTAAATCATTAGGTCTATATGTCTTCCTTTGGAGGTGGTATATATTAAAGGGCAGAATTTTTAGCTGTCTGCAATTTTTTAgtagttttgagaattttttgaGGACAAAGTTTTTAggttcatttttttgttttgacttCCCAGTTGGCTGATCTAAAAAGTTTGCGGTAAATGGATTGTTTTAATGAAATCCGctgatttttattaatactcaTAGATATCTTGTCAaggttttctaaataattttcaattgttcCTATGTGTCTGTCAAAGAATTCTTCGTATGTTTCTCAGCTTCACTGCTGTTACTGGTGGCTTGATTGACCCCATTCTGTTTTTTAGGTCGTGACGGTGGTTTATTAGATGGCTTTAGTGGAGAACAAGTGTCGGGTTGATGGACCTGCGCTTCTACCAGAATTTGGTTTTTGTGTTTAGAAGTTACATGATGCGGCTGTTTTGTTTCAAAGTGTTGTTGGTTACATGCATTTACTTGTGAGCATAGTTCTTTAGCAGTTGAGGGAGCTTACCTATATTTAGTAACTTGCAGTATGACGCTGAAatgatttttacaaaactatttcttTTCCAGCTTCGAGACATAAGCTTTGAGTTTCTAGATCTATTGCCTGGGTAAGAGTCGTCTTGTGACTTTTTTCCCGTCAATTGCCCTTTAAGTAGCGTGGAGTTTAATGCTGTTGTTGTTAGAACTGTGGGTTTTTGTACGTTTTTGTGGCATTTTAGACTTTCGTGGTCGATTTCTGgaaaaattgattttgttttatagtgGTTAAGGATTATGTTTACTAATTCTGAGATATTCTTCACTTGTTATTTGAATGGAGGAACTGCTATATGTCATGCTCTTCATAAAGATTTTGTAGTTcttgttcaaattttgttttcttctcaGCCTAACTAAGCTaaagttttttgcaatttttcttGTAAGGCTTCAATCTTGTGCACATATCACCTTGTGCTTTTATCTCTCTTAGATCTTCTATACTTGCTTCCATTTCGGCAAGTTTAGATTCTAGGGCTAAATTACGGATGTTTAACTGCTCAACATTTTTTCCAGTTTACAGTTCTACTAAAAGAAGTTGGCCGACCTGAGCTGCCTATGTTAGGAAGTATCGGGATCTGCTTCCTCTTGATCTGTTATATTATTCAGCCTCAGCTCCAGGTCTGAGATAGTTGCAGTACTGTTCTATGTCTTTATTTCGGTGTCTTGGTAGGCTCGGTGTTTTCAGGGATGACACTTTTCCTTTCCTTAAGGCCACAAAAATTGTTTCTGACAGAGGGCTGCTATAAGCAGTATTGCAAGATGCTGAGTCCTTACAAATGTTACATGTCCAGGCATTTATTTCATCCTTGGTCAGTTTTTTCAAACTTATCAGTTGTATTAAAGCAACCACCATGGTACCACTGTTTATAAGCCCCTGTACAGAGTATTCCAGAATATTTTACCCCTATGCTGCAGATGCCACAAGGGTATTTAGAGGTGGTTTCGGTGTTTATCTTGGTcaatatgttaaaaattcaaaatgtctATTGGCAAAAAGATTTCACTTTTTTATTGAGTGATTGACTGAGTTCAATATGTCAATTTGTATCAACATAAGTAAGGTACactttatagattataaaaaatataggaagAATGAGTTGGTTGCCTTCAGCTTTGGCAGTCATTATTATACAATGTTACACATCTGGTTGCGTTCTTAGATCTGCAGGCACTGATAGATGCTGTTTATTTTAGATTGTCTCAGTCCTATTGGTAATAATAGTAGTCTGTGATTTAAGAGATTTGGCAGTCTTCTTTGGTTGGATGATAAGATTGATTGTAAGAGCAAATAGAATAAGTTAGAACTGTTTTTCGGCAGACTTTGAAAGGCCAACTCTATTAAAAGCTAAAATAGTAGTAAGAGTGCACAGTAATTGTTTGTCAAAATTCATCTTTCTAGGACAGTGGGAAGTTGAaagataaaatatagtttttctagggGTTGCTAATCTATTTCAGCCCCAATGAGAGGttgatcattatgaaaaaaatgttactttgtcTGTTGAGAACTTAAGGCACGTATATTTCAGATTTCAATGTTCTAGGctattggtaaatttaaaataaaaaatatagttcttttataTGTTCCAAACATACTTCAGCCATTATGAGTAGTTAATCTgcatgaaaatcttctatttgtCTGTAAAGAGTATAAGACACAGTTTTAGTCAAGTTTATCTTACTAGGACGTGGGAAATTGGAAAAACAAACATATGTATAATTATTCTTGGGGTTCAACCCGTAGGAATGATTCGATTTTCACGAAAAATCTTCTtttgtctgttgagagcataatACATGTATGTGTTCTAATTTCATCTTTATAGGGCATtgggaagtttaaaaacaatatatagttCTTGCAGGGGTTGCAACCCTACTTCAACATCTATGAATGcttgattttaatgaaaataccttactttttctatttaaatcatCATACATATATGTGTCAAATTTCTACTTTCTGTAATATTaagaagttggagaattagtgatgagtgaatAAGTAAGTCGTAGGTGGTTTTTATACGAATGCAGGCGTATtgtgtgacctgtattctgtagttgttttaatgattagtgttgtgtattgtgtatagttttttataaagtgtatgttttacagttagtgaagttgacacacaacatggtggttgtgattcctgacgcttttgtatgatttatttatttatcctagtttgtaattatgtattaggttagttatttatctgaagaagagatcagattgcagatctcgaaacgtggtgttactgattttttgttttactgaacgatggcaaatgtccggaaaaatcctgtttccttcacaatctttccattgtcaaaaataaacatcaaacaaagAAGAGTGAATGAGGGCCTtgtttattatacagggtgtttcaaaattacatcaacaaatttaaggaaataatttatCATTCTAAAGCAAAGAAAATATAGTTCCTAAGAACACAAAGTCCTAAAATGCTTTATCACTCAGTATGTCCGCCGTTTGTATTTTTTTCGTACAAAATCAAAACTCAAAAAAGTTTCTTAAGGTACAGGATTTTAGCTTTGCATGGCCTTTTGTACGTTTTAGACACAACACTATGCAAAAGATTTATAACATATGTATACTAGTTTTAACATGGTGCAAGTTAAACATTTTGatactaaatttcatgaaaacgTAATAGACACAATAACGTATTGTTACAACTAATATTAATATCCTCTTTAAACAGAGGTTTGTCCCAGCTGggtaaattaaatttggctataaCTTAAAATCCCTGGCtgttcacttaaatctgggtaaccttatggatgtccaggagtggcacttcactaactgcaaatgtcaagattctggggtgcaaggataatttgataggtttagtctacttcAGGAGagtgtcagaggttcttgctagcctcaataTAAGGGTGTAACACTCCCTGCCTagtttgactggagagactggttcagagctggcatcCTCTTCTTTTGACGGGACATGACTTAAGATTattgccctaaattcttccttgtggatctcgataggaggcgaccTCTACCCCCAAACTTACcaatccagaatatcctgtcactccggaaacagcgcaaAGGTTTACAAATTTCCACTGAGTTCGAAATAACATAGTTATTCACTTTTTTACAAGTAGAAAAGTTTTTGAAGTTGTTTTTGattgttaattgatttttttaagatggcaggtaataataatgtttattcatattCTGAACAAGttgacatgcatttaatgtatgggCTAGGAAATAtcacatgaaataaatatttaatgcttGATTGTATTCAAAATACTGTAAGGGTTTAGTAAAGAacactaatataattaaattctttaatactggaatca
Proteins encoded in this region:
- the LOC124363882 gene encoding mitotic-spindle organizing protein 1-like; translation: MPDKQVCDEKYSEVKETFETMSEISTLLNTGLDLKTLSFCVRLCENGVHPESLAKVITEIRQEVNRMNGQEKK